The region ATCTGCCGGCCTGCAGCAGGAGCGGCCTGAGCCATCGCTGCGCTACTACGGTCCTGTACACCGCCTGCAAATAGCAGGGTCATGGCCAAGGTGCTTCCCAAAACACTCGTCGTGATACGCATCATTCTTTCCATCCAGGAAAACTATGTCGGCCTTCCCGCAAACTGGCGGAGTTCGGGCCCCAAACGGCAATCTGCTGCTATCTGTGATCCGTACTTGAAAAGACGCTGGGACGTTTTAAAAGTTTCCGTGAAAGCCCTATATTCACGCGTTGGTATCGCGAATCTAACCCGTCGGTGTTATGGTCTGACCGGCTTTTATCCCTGTTCTTAAGCCTCGCTTAAGATTTCCATCGTTACTGGCGTGAAAGAACGGCAAGACGGGATGGAGGCAGTTGCAGAGTGTCCGATTCCAGACAGATGTCGTCCTTAGATTGAAGGATCATCCTGTAGTCCCTGTAACCGTCCATGGACACAGCAGCATGGCCCAGGTTGAGCGCCACTCTCATCGTGTCGCGGTCCATCACCAGCCAGCGCTCTTTCTCGCTGAACGAAACCTTTATATGGCCCGGTTCACCATTATTAAGTGAGGCCGAGCCTCGTCGCAGGGCAATCAGCCTTTGACACCAGTCGAGCATCTCGGCGTGGCTGCCTTCGGCCATCTCAGACCAGTTCAGCTTCGATCGCTCGAAGGTCTCCCTGCTCTCCGGATCAGGGACTTCATCCTGGGCCCAGCCAAAGGCGGCGAACTCGCGCTTGCGCCCCTCGGAGACGGCACGCGCCATCTCTGTGTCCTCATGATGGGCGAAGTATTGAAACGGCGCGGAGGCGGCAAACTCCTCCCCCTGAAAGAGCAATGGGATAAAGGGTCCCGTGAGCACAAGCCCAAGAGCCACCTTTGCCTGTTCCAGGCCAACGACGTGCTCCAGGCGATCGCCCGTCGCCCGGTTTCCTACCTGATCGTGATTCTGAATAAATCCGACAAAGTGGTGCATCGAGATACCCTCGACACGGCGCCCGTGCACCTTTCTGCGATAGTTGGAGTAGATGCCATCGTAGACAAAGACCTGCGTCAGAGCCTTCGCCAGCCGCTCCATGGAACCGAAGTCGCTGTAATAGCCCTTTCCTTCGCCTCCGGTATTCAGGACGGTGAAGAGAGCATGGTGAAAGTCGTCGTTCCACTGCGCATCCATTCCATATCCGTGGGCTTCGCGCTGCCGAACCACTCGGGGATCGTTCAGGTCACTCTCCGCGATGAGCACAAGGCGCCGCCCCAGCCTGGCGGAGAGTGCTTCGATCTCTATAGCAAGCTGTTCCATAAAGTTGATGGCAGAGCGATCGACAAACTCATGCACGGCATCCAGACGCAGGCCGTCGATGTGAAACTCCTCCATCCACATCAGCGCGTTGTCACAAAAAAACCGGCGAACCTGGTCGCTGTCCTCAAACTCCAGGTTGACGGCGTCTCCCCATGGAGTGCGGTGATTGCCGGTAAGGTACGGCGCGAACTTACCGGTATAGTTTCCTACCGGGCCGAAATGGTTATAGACCACGTCGAGAAGGACGGCGAGGCCGTACCTGTGACAGGCATCCACAAACCTCTTCAGCCCGTCAGGCCCTCCATAGACCTGGCTTGCAGCAAATAAATCCACACCGTCGTATCCCCAGCCGAAGTCACCGGCAAATTCCGCAACCGGCATGATCTCCACGTGCGAGATGCCGAGATCGGCAAGGTGAGACAACCGTTCCGTCGCGCTATCGAAGGTGCCTTCCGGTGTAAAGGTGCCGATGTGCAACTCGTAGACGACGGCGCTTGAAAGCGGCTGTGCCTCCCATCCCTCATCGCTCCACCGGAATTCCCCAGTCTCATACAGACGCGAGGCGCCATGAACTCCGTTGGGCATCCACATGGCGCGAGGATCTGGATAGGGAGTGGGATCATCATCGAGAAGATATGCGTAATCCGCTCCCGGAGAAGCCTCCTCCACGACGGATGTCCACCATCCCCGATCTCCCGAGGGATGCATCGCGTGAGTGGTATCTCCGACGCGCACCGCGAGCTTGTGAGCTCGTGGAGCCCACACCCGAAACTCATACATCCCCATCCTCCCGCACGAGCAATGCTACGGGAAAATCTCGCAGCAGCGTCTTCAATGGAACACGGCCACCGTGAAGCTGCATTCCTGTCAGCCGGTTTTTCCAGATTCCATCGGGCAGAAGCAGAGAGGTGTCGCGCCATGCTCCGCCGAGCTTCGTGATCCAGCGGGGAGCGACTGTCGCCACCGTACTCCCTCGCAGGTAGCCGAGGACATGCTCTGCGCGTGAGCCTTCGGCCGCCAGTGGCGTATACGCGGCCTCCGTACCGAACCATTCAGGGTGCTGCCTGCGAAGCTGCAGCGCGGAATAGATCACCCACATCTTCGGCATTCCGTCGTCGTAGCGCGACATCACTGCAGAGCCGATGCCGGGGCCGGAGAGCTGCCGTATTTCTTCCAGCATCTGCCTGCGAAACTCATAGTCAACAGGTCGTCTGTTGTCGGGATCGACCAGGCTGAGATCCCACACCTCAGTGCCCTGGTAGAGATCGGGAACGCCAGGCGCCGTGCACTTGATCAATGTCTGTGCCAACGAATTGATCCGGCCAGGCTCCCTGACGCGATCGACGAACTGTTCGAGGTCCTTGAGGAAGGGAGGATGCTCAAGGGTCTTTGCGATGAACTCCATGAGTGCATCTTCGAACTCCTTGTTGTTCGCCACCCAACTGGTCTGCAGCTTCGCCTCGCGCACTGCCTTCATCATGTAGGCCTGCGCGCGATCGACTGGCAGCGGCCACGCCCCGATCAGCGTCTGGTAGTAGAGATACTCCGTATTCGCATCCGGCATGGGCCCGGAGGCCATCTTCTTGCGGAACGCGGCATTCATACGCGACCAGCGGTAGATCGCCGTACCGAAGCGCGGCGCCATCTCGGTCAGCACGGCCAGGCGGGCGCGTACATCTCCGCTGCGCTTGGTGTCGTGGGTCGCCAGCGCGGTCATGGTGCAGGGATGCGTGGCCTGCATCTTCTCGCAATAGGCATGGACATCTTGCCCGCTAAGGCCGCTGCCCTGCGGAGAGCCCCCGACCTCGTTCATCCCCACCATCCGGTTGTAGCAGTAGAACACCGTATCCTCGACGCCCTTCGCCATCACAGGACCGGTGAACTGCTGAAAGCGAAGAACGAACTCACTCTCGCGGCGCCCTTTTACCTCCAACGTCAACACATCGCGCATGAAGTCGAAGAGACCTCCATCGATATCCTGCCGGCGCATCTTGGCGCATTCTGTCGCTGCGGCGATGTGCTCACGATCTTCCCCAGTGATCTCGTTCCTGCCCGAAACCACATATGTCCGGTAGATATCGATACAGGCCGCCATCTCGCGAATGGCCCGCCTCACCTCCGCCTGCGTATAGTCGCGCTGGTCGCGGTTGGACTCGCATATCTCAACGAAGATTGAGGTCAGCCGGTTTACATCGCTTCCAAGCGCCTCCTGGGAGATATTGATCTTCTTATCGTGTACCAGGGTCTGATAGTCCATGAGGCTTGCAGCCATCTGCGAACCGAGGAACTGCTGATAGATTGTCGTCAGTTCTGTCAGTCCCTGCGGCCATAGCAGCCAGCCGCCAATAGCGTTCATAAAGTCGTAGCCGGTAGTGCCCTGGATCGGCCAGCTCTCTCGCAGAAATTCTCCCGGCTCAAGAATCTTTTCCACAACGATCCAGGCATCGGGTGCACGGTCGCGCAGCCTTTGCAGATACTCCAGTGGATCGCGCAGGCCGTCCGGGTGATCGACTCGCACGCCATCCAGCACACCGCGCTGCAGCCAGTCCAGAACGAGCGCATGGGTCTCCTCAAAGACATGCTCGCGTTCTACGCGGAGGCCCACCAGAGAATTGATATCGAAGAAGCGTCTGTATCCCAGCTGTTGCCCTGAAGTCTTCCAATAGGCGAGCCGGTAGTTCTGCTGGTTCAGAAAATCATCCAGCAGGTCTTCATTGGCGTTCAGCTCCTGAATCGCCTTGTCGATCGCCTCACAGACGCCCTGCTCCTCAGAACAGAGGCGTTCCAGAAGACCGTAGAGCACCTGTTTATCGTTGTGCACCGCCAGCACCGTACGCCTGTCTTCAAACTGCGGTGAAGGAAGGCGTCCAAAGGATGCTGAGAGAAAGCTGAGGGTTCGTGACCAGCTCAACTCCGCTGCCCGCCCCAGGATGGATGGGAGCGACTGTGGAGAGACCGGCAGGATCTGTCCCGCGGCCTCCACCTGGAATCGGCCGCCTGCCCGGGCGACCCCTATTCCACCCTGATGCAGCACTCGTCCATACTGATCTCCAAGAATGGGCGTGAGAATCTTGTCGCGCAGCCGCTCTTCCACAGGCTCCCAGTCGATATCAAAGAAGGAGGCGTAGCGGCTAGATGCGCCATTCTCGAGGACATCCCACCAGTAGCGATTCTCTTTTCCCAGTGACATGTGGTTGGGGACGATATCGAGGACTTGTCCCAAATCTAGCTCGGCGAGGCGGCGCACCAGTCGCTCGTGGCCTGCGACACCACCCAGTTCCTCATTTACCCGCTGATGCGAGACCACGTCGTAACCGTGGGTACTACCAGGCGCAGCCTGCAGGTACGGAGAGCAATACAGGTGTGATATTCCCAGATCATGAAGATAGTCAGCAATGCGCACGGCATCATCGAACGTGAATTCTTTGTAGAGTTGGAGCCGATACGTCGAGCAAGGGACACGAAGCATGGAAAGATCCAGTCGAGTAAACTACCGCTGATAGAGAGATAAGATTGATTCCCAAAGTCTTAGACCCTCTGGTCACTCAGTGGGGTTGTACCCGGTGCAGACAGCCGCTCCAGATGGTTACACTGCAACCGGGCGAACGACATTCGCATCTTCTTTTGACAGAGAGTCGAAATTATCGTGAAGAAAGCCGGCAGCGCTTCAGACCCACTCTGGTACAAGGACGCAATCATCTATGAGTTGCACGTGCGCACGTTTCAGGACTCCAATGGGGACGGCATTGGCGATTTTCCCGGGCTGATCACGCGCCTGGATTATCTGCAGGAGCTTGGCGTTACCTGCCTGTGGCTTCTTCCATTTTTTCCTTCACCTCTGCGTGACGATGGCTACGATATCGCCAACTACACCAGTGTCAATCCCAGTTACGGCACTATCGACGATTTCAAGAACTTTTTGAACGCTGCGCATCAGAGGGGCATGCAGGTTCTGATCGAACTGGTGGTTAATCACACCTCGGACCAACACACCTGGTTTCAGGCTGCGCGCATTGCACCGCCGGGATCTCCAGCGCGCGAGTTTTATGTCTGGTCCGATACCGATCAGATCTACAAAGATGTTCCCATCATCTTTTCGGACACGGAGAAGTCCAACTGGACCTGGGATGAGACGGCAAAGGCCTATTATTGGCATCGATTCTTCTCACACCAGCCCGATTTGAACTTCGACAATCCTGCGGTGATGGAAGAGGTCCTCAAGGCCATGCGCTTCTGGCTGGACATGGGAGTGGATGGCCTTCGTCTCGACGCTATTCCCTACCTGGTGGAGCGCGACGGGACCATGTGCGAGAACCTTCCGGAGACGCACGCCCTCATCCGACGCCTGCGCGCTGCAATCGATGAGGAATATTCCAATCGCTTTACCCTGGCCGAAGCTAACCAGTGGCCGCCGGAGGTACGACCGTATTTCGGGGATGGCGACGAGTGCCACATGGCCTTCCACTTTCCCCTGATGCCGCGCATCTACATGGCTCTTCGCCAGGAGGACCGGCTTCCAATTACAGACATCATGGCCAGGACGCCGCCCATTCCGGACTCCTGCCAGTGGGGTCTCTTCCTCAGGAATCATGACGAGCTGACGCTCGAGATGGTCACCTCGGACGAGCGCGATTATATGTACTTCGCCTACTCGGCCGATCCTCGCATGCGAGTGAATTCAGGCATCCGTCGCCGCCTGGCACCACTGCTCGACAACAACCGTCTCCGGATTCAGCTCCTTAATTCGCTGCTGCTCAGCTTTCCGGGAACGCCCATCGTCTATTACGGCGACGAGATCGGGATGGGCGACAACATCTACCTTGGCGACCGGAACTCGGTACGGACACCAATGCAGTGGAATTCGGATCGCAACGCCGGCTTTTCGACGGCAAATCCGTCGCGCCTCAGCTTCCCTGTCATCATGGACCCTATCTGGGGTTACCAGGCGGTCAATGTAGAGACTCAGCTGGCCGATGCCTCGTCCCTGCTCCACTGGATGCGGAACATGATTGCGCTGCGGAAGCTCTTCCAGGTCTTCGGACGGGGCACGATGGAGTTTCTGAATCCAGAAAACCGCAAGGTCCTCGCCTATATCCGGCACTATGACCCTGCTTCGCGCTCGCGGGAAGACACGCCAACCGGCGCGGCACGGAACGTAACCGGACCGGGGACCGAAACGGTGCTCTGCGTCGCCAATCTGTCCCGATTTGCACAACCGGTCTCTCTTGACCTCTCCGAATTTGCCGGAATGACCCCTGTCGAGATGCTCGGGTACGTTCCGTTTCCGATCATCACCGAGCAACCGTATCCTCTGACGCTCGCGCCGTATACTTTCTTTTGGCTGGAGCTGCAGGCACCTTCAACTCCCGCCAGATGATCTCGCGAATCGGTGCCGGGAGTTGTACATTAGCTTCCGGTGAGCATCTCACCATAATTACGCCTGAACTCCGAAGGCGGACCAGGATAGCTGCAGCAGACGATGGCCTCCTCGCTCACCAATACCGCCACCACCCATCCTGAGACCGGCTCGTCCACCAGCACCGAGGTCCTGATTCATCTGAACGCGGTCGCGCCGGAGCTGCTGGAGCCGACGCTTTCGAATCTGGCCGCTGCGTTTGCGGGCTACCCAGCCCTGGTTGCAATTCCCGAGACCGCGGCCCCGAGCCACACCCGAAACATCGATTCGCTGCGAGTGCTCCCCTACACACCTCCAGCCACCTCGACCATTAGCTGGGTCCATACCGCAGCAGATTACCTGACGGCCTATAAGCTGCTTCAGGAACAGAATGTTGCCAGCTGCCTGATGCTCGGCCCGGACTCCCACAGCATGCGGCCGGAGTCGATCCGCAGACTGGCAGACGCCCTGCTCGCTGCGCCGCCTGTTGATCTGGTCACTTCGCACTATCATCTGGGGCCGCACGAAGGCCTGGTGAACTCCGGGATCCTGTACCCGCTCAGCCGCGCACTTTTCTGCGCACAGCCCCGTTATCCGCTGGCCATCGACATTGGCATATCGGCCCGCATGGCGGAACGCCTGGCTGCAGCGGCACAGCGCTTCACCGCCATCAATCAGGAGGACACCCTTCTCTGGCCCGTCTCGGAAGCAGCAATGGCAGGCTTCGTCATGACCGAGGTCGACATTCCTTCCAGAGCAGCTCCTCAACCGGCAAATCTTGATCTGAATGCCCTGCTGGGGCAGATCGTAGGCTCTCTTTTCTCCGACATCGACGCGCGGGCGTCGTTCTGGCAGCGGCTGCGGAACACGATTCCACCCAGAACGATCCCGGCCACACCGGAAGGGGGTGAGCCGGTTGATGTGACCCCAATGCTGGAGGCGTTTCACCTGGCGTACAGCAACCTGCATGAGATCTGGGCACTGGTGCTTCCGCCGCATACTCT is a window of Edaphobacter sp. 12200R-103 DNA encoding:
- the treY gene encoding malto-oligosyltrehalose synthase; translated protein: MLRVPCSTYRLQLYKEFTFDDAVRIADYLHDLGISHLYCSPYLQAAPGSTHGYDVVSHQRVNEELGGVAGHERLVRRLAELDLGQVLDIVPNHMSLGKENRYWWDVLENGASSRYASFFDIDWEPVEERLRDKILTPILGDQYGRVLHQGGIGVARAGGRFQVEAAGQILPVSPQSLPSILGRAAELSWSRTLSFLSASFGRLPSPQFEDRRTVLAVHNDKQVLYGLLERLCSEEQGVCEAIDKAIQELNANEDLLDDFLNQQNYRLAYWKTSGQQLGYRRFFDINSLVGLRVEREHVFEETHALVLDWLQRGVLDGVRVDHPDGLRDPLEYLQRLRDRAPDAWIVVEKILEPGEFLRESWPIQGTTGYDFMNAIGGWLLWPQGLTELTTIYQQFLGSQMAASLMDYQTLVHDKKINISQEALGSDVNRLTSIFVEICESNRDQRDYTQAEVRRAIREMAACIDIYRTYVVSGRNEITGEDREHIAAATECAKMRRQDIDGGLFDFMRDVLTLEVKGRRESEFVLRFQQFTGPVMAKGVEDTVFYCYNRMVGMNEVGGSPQGSGLSGQDVHAYCEKMQATHPCTMTALATHDTKRSGDVRARLAVLTEMAPRFGTAIYRWSRMNAAFRKKMASGPMPDANTEYLYYQTLIGAWPLPVDRAQAYMMKAVREAKLQTSWVANNKEFEDALMEFIAKTLEHPPFLKDLEQFVDRVREPGRINSLAQTLIKCTAPGVPDLYQGTEVWDLSLVDPDNRRPVDYEFRRQMLEEIRQLSGPGIGSAVMSRYDDGMPKMWVIYSALQLRRQHPEWFGTEAAYTPLAAEGSRAEHVLGYLRGSTVATVAPRWITKLGGAWRDTSLLLPDGIWKNRLTGMQLHGGRVPLKTLLRDFPVALLVREDGDV
- the treZ gene encoding malto-oligosyltrehalose trehalohydrolase; the encoded protein is MYEFRVWAPRAHKLAVRVGDTTHAMHPSGDRGWWTSVVEEASPGADYAYLLDDDPTPYPDPRAMWMPNGVHGASRLYETGEFRWSDEGWEAQPLSSAVVYELHIGTFTPEGTFDSATERLSHLADLGISHVEIMPVAEFAGDFGWGYDGVDLFAASQVYGGPDGLKRFVDACHRYGLAVLLDVVYNHFGPVGNYTGKFAPYLTGNHRTPWGDAVNLEFEDSDQVRRFFCDNALMWMEEFHIDGLRLDAVHEFVDRSAINFMEQLAIEIEALSARLGRRLVLIAESDLNDPRVVRQREAHGYGMDAQWNDDFHHALFTVLNTGGEGKGYYSDFGSMERLAKALTQVFVYDGIYSNYRRKVHGRRVEGISMHHFVGFIQNHDQVGNRATGDRLEHVVGLEQAKVALGLVLTGPFIPLLFQGEEFAASAPFQYFAHHEDTEMARAVSEGRKREFAAFGWAQDEVPDPESRETFERSKLNWSEMAEGSHAEMLDWCQRLIALRRGSASLNNGEPGHIKVSFSEKERWLVMDRDTMRVALNLGHAAVSMDGYRDYRMILQSKDDICLESDTLQLPPSRLAVLSRQ